One Vigna unguiculata cultivar IT97K-499-35 chromosome 11, ASM411807v1, whole genome shotgun sequence DNA window includes the following coding sequences:
- the LOC114170665 gene encoding GDSL esterase/lipase EXL1-like, producing the protein MFFCEVPFSQLFLAILWSFSTIIISLVSVVSLPNNESVPALFVFGDSILDTGNNDYIETFFKCNFPPYGEDFGGGNQPTGRFSNGLIPSDFLAAELKIKKLLPPYLDPNLKREDLLTGVSFASGASGYDPLTNNIALVLSLSDQLDKFKEYKTKIQDMVGENTTTTIISKSIYILSSGSNDITNTFFLLPFRRLQYNISTYTDLMVSKAKEFLEDLYELGARRIGIVGLPNLGCLPSQRTLRGGFNRTCSDLENQAAMLFNNKLSSQIDILGKNFTDAKLVYLDIYKILSDMVQNATKYGFEVADKGCCGTGYFEVGGLCNFLSQICSNRSNYIFWDSFHPTEKAYNIISSEVFDRNINKFF; encoded by the exons ATGTTTTTCTGTGAAGTAcctttttctcaattgtttttagCCATTCTTTGGTCATTTTCAACTATTATTATATCTCTTGTTAGTGTTGTGAGTTTACCAAACAATGAAAGTGTTCCAGCACTGTTTGTGTTTGGGGACTCCATCTTAGATACAGGTAACAATGACTACATTGAGACCTTCTTCAAATGTAATTTTCCACCATATGGTGAAGATTTTGGTGGAGGAAATCAACCGACTGGGAGGTTCAGCAATGGTTTAATCCCTTCAGACTTCCTTG CTGCAGAACTAAAAATCAAGAAGCTTTTGCCTCCGTATCTTGATCCAAATTTGAAACGTGAAGATCTTCTCACAGGTGTAAGCTTTGCATCTGGTGCTAGTGGATATGATCCTCTAACTAATAATATAGCA TTAGTGCTATCATTATCAGATCAACTAGACAAATTCAAGGAATACAAAACCAAGATACAAGACATGGTTGgagaaaacacaacaacaacaattataTCGAAAAGCATATACATCTTGTCCTCAGGAAGCAATGATATTACCAATACTTTCTTTTTATTACCATTTAGGCGACTACAGTATAATATTTCAACTTACACAGATTTAATGGTTTCAAAAGCTAAAGAATTCTTGGAA GATCTTTATGAACTTGGAGCTAGAAGGATTGGAATAGTTGGTTTGCCAAATTTAGGGTGTCTGCCCTCTCAAAGAACACTGAGAGGAGGATTTAACAGGACATGTTCAGATCTTGAAAACCAGGCTGCAATGCTCTTCAACAACAAGTTATCATCTCAAATAGATATCCTTGGAAAAAATTTTACTGATGCTAAACTTGTCTACCttgatatttacaaaatattatcgGATATGGTTCAAAATGCCACTAAATATG GTTTTGAAGTAGCAGATAAAGGATGTTGTGGCACAGGATATTTTGAAGTAGGCGGTCTGTGTAATTTTCTTTCCCAGATATGTTCAAACAGGTCAAACTACATATTTTGGGACAGTTTCCATCCTACGGAAAAGgcatataatataatttcttcTGAGGTGTTTGATAGAAACATCAATAAATTCTTCTAA